A single genomic interval of bacterium harbors:
- a CDS encoding uracil-DNA glycosylase family protein: MGTIRTAINGKRGLSAELGGLHRRIRSCSLCFLHGGNKPVPGTGKAEKGGLFLLGQAPGVREPLAQKNFAWTAGKRLFQWFLTLGMTEDLIRRNAYITAVTKCYPGKASHGKGDRKPNPREVAHCAPFLEKALELLAPTVVVPIGGLAIERILGPLPFSEAIGKEFRQELPAGPVWVIPLPHPSGASPWPYLPGNKEKLDRALGLIKRRLQRQGLYRQFVP, translated from the coding sequence ATGGGGACAATAAGGACGGCAATTAACGGAAAGAGAGGCCTTTCCGCCGAACTGGGGGGGCTTCATCGCAGGATCCGATCCTGTTCCCTCTGTTTTCTGCATGGGGGGAACAAACCGGTCCCTGGAACGGGCAAAGCTGAAAAGGGAGGGTTGTTCCTCCTGGGCCAGGCGCCGGGCGTGCGGGAGCCCTTGGCCCAAAAGAATTTTGCCTGGACGGCCGGGAAGAGGCTTTTCCAGTGGTTCCTCACATTGGGAATGACCGAAGACCTCATCCGCCGCAATGCTTATATCACGGCGGTGACCAAGTGCTACCCGGGCAAAGCCTCCCATGGAAAGGGCGATCGGAAGCCCAATCCTCGGGAAGTGGCCCACTGCGCACCTTTTCTGGAAAAGGCCTTGGAGTTGTTGGCTCCGACCGTGGTCGTTCCGATCGGGGGATTGGCCATCGAGCGCATCCTGGGCCCTCTTCCTTTTTCAGAGGCCATTGGGAAGGAGTTCCGCCAAGAGCTTCCGGCCGGTCCCGTTTGGGTCATCCCCTTGCCACATCCTTCGGGAGCCAGTCCTTGGCCTTATTTACCGGGCAATAAGGAAAAACTGGACCGGGCTTTGGGGTTGATCAAGCGACGGCTCCAAAGGCAGGGTCTTTACCGACAGTTCGTTCCTTAA
- the ychF gene encoding redox-regulated ATPase YchF, with product MKIGIVGLPNVGKSTLFNAITKSKAPAENYPFCTIEPNVGVVMVPDERIDRLAQMEESGKKVPAIVEFVDIAGLVKGASKGEGLGNKFLSHIREVDAIAMVVRCFEDPNITHVEGSIDPVRDIEVILTELCLADLDTVDKRLQRTEKGKKAGDKEAVAEWDLFQSVKKVLEEGKPAMAIPATPEQEKKLKELSLLTRKPFLFIGNVAEGDLADVTRNKYYQALLKYTDAQKAACLPISAKIESEVAELSEEEAAQFLADLGIQERGLHAIIRKSYETLGLISFFTAGPMESKAWTITKGTLAPQAAGKIHSDIERGFIKAEVYSYEDLVAAGSTVKAKEAGKLRTEGKEYVMRDGDVVHFRFNV from the coding sequence TTGAAGATCGGAATCGTCGGCTTGCCCAATGTCGGAAAATCGACCCTCTTTAACGCCATTACAAAATCCAAGGCCCCAGCGGAAAACTATCCTTTTTGCACCATCGAACCCAATGTCGGGGTGGTGATGGTCCCCGATGAAAGGATCGATAGGCTGGCCCAGATGGAAGAGAGCGGTAAAAAGGTCCCGGCCATCGTTGAATTCGTCGATATCGCCGGACTGGTCAAGGGAGCCAGCAAAGGTGAAGGACTCGGGAACAAGTTCCTGTCCCATATCCGCGAAGTGGACGCCATCGCCATGGTGGTCCGTTGCTTCGAGGATCCCAATATCACCCATGTGGAAGGTTCCATCGATCCGGTGCGGGATATCGAGGTCATCCTGACCGAACTTTGTCTGGCCGATCTGGATACGGTCGATAAACGCCTTCAAAGGACCGAAAAGGGGAAGAAGGCGGGGGATAAAGAGGCTGTCGCCGAATGGGACCTGTTCCAAAGCGTGAAGAAGGTCCTGGAAGAGGGAAAGCCGGCCATGGCCATCCCCGCGACCCCGGAGCAGGAAAAGAAGCTCAAGGAACTGAGCCTTCTGACCCGAAAGCCCTTCCTCTTCATCGGCAATGTGGCCGAGGGGGACCTGGCGGACGTGACCCGGAACAAATATTACCAGGCGCTTTTGAAATATACGGACGCCCAAAAGGCGGCCTGCCTGCCCATTTCGGCCAAGATCGAGTCCGAAGTGGCCGAATTGTCCGAGGAGGAAGCGGCCCAATTCCTGGCCGACCTAGGCATCCAGGAACGGGGCCTCCACGCCATCATCCGCAAATCCTACGAAACCTTGGGCCTCATTTCCTTCTTCACGGCGGGCCCGATGGAATCCAAGGCCTGGACCATCACGAAGGGCACCTTGGCGCCGCAAGCGGCCGGGAAGATCCATTCGGACATCGAGAGGGGCTTCATCAAGGCGGAGGTCTATTCTTACGAGGACTTGGTGGCGGCCGGGTCCACGGTCAAGGCCAAGGAAGCGGGCAAACTCCGCACCGAAGGCAAGGAATACGTCATGAGGGATGGGGATGTCGTCCACTTCCGGTTCAATGTTTGA
- a CDS encoding periplasmic heavy metal sensor, giving the protein MKKNLGFSILLLTMVLGGTCLWADAPSATPAAPRSGEATQPRLTRKELMDKLQVTREQKALLRKNRAAYRKQIAVLEGQFKVKRVELENEIEKPEPDPDRIDQLTSEIGALLAKKYSAQIKAELEIEKNILTPQQVDQLRSLQSREVFVPNDIF; this is encoded by the coding sequence ATGAAAAAGAACCTTGGGTTTTCGATCCTGCTTTTGACAATGGTTTTGGGAGGCACCTGTCTTTGGGCGGATGCCCCCTCGGCCACTCCTGCGGCCCCGAGGTCCGGAGAGGCCACCCAACCCCGGTTGACCCGCAAGGAGTTGATGGACAAACTCCAGGTGACAAGGGAGCAGAAGGCCCTTTTACGTAAGAACCGGGCCGCTTACCGCAAGCAGATCGCGGTCCTGGAGGGTCAATTCAAGGTGAAAAGGGTCGAGCTTGAGAATGAAATAGAAAAACCGGAACCGGACCCGGACCGGATCGACCAATTGACCTCCGAGATCGGGGCCCTTTTGGCCAAGAAATACAGCGCCCAGATCAAGGCGGAGCTTGAGATCGAGAAGAACATCCTCACGCCCCAACAGGTCGACCAATTGCGGAGTTTGCAAAGCCGGGAAGTTTTCGTCCCGAACGACATTTTTTAA
- a CDS encoding ABC transporter ATP-binding protein has product MITTLFDPLEPFKKEHDRMSIIEVQDLSKIYRTQKRLPGIGGAFKGLFNRQFTEIRAVDGVSFSIEEGELVGFLGPNGAGKTTTLKMLSGILYPTSGTARVMGFTPWERKNDYRRQFALVMGQKNQLWWDLPAQESLYLNKEIYGVTDSAYQEVLDEMTELLQVKRLLGIMVRELSLGERMKFELIASLLHRPRVLFLDEPTIGLDVVAQKNIREFIKDYNRRTKTTIVLTSHYMNDIQALCDRVVVINHGKKVFDGRLDSVVEKFSQSKLVTVSFKDGEIPREKLSVFGDLVEHTRVKAILRVPRDKVKNASNELLNQFDVDDINIEEVPIEEVIEKVFEGAQAG; this is encoded by the coding sequence ATGATAACCACGCTTTTCGACCCTTTGGAACCGTTCAAGAAAGAGCACGACCGCATGTCCATCATCGAAGTGCAGGACCTGTCGAAGATCTATCGCACCCAGAAACGCCTCCCGGGCATCGGGGGAGCCTTCAAGGGACTTTTCAACCGGCAGTTCACCGAAATCCGGGCCGTGGATGGGGTCTCCTTTTCCATCGAGGAAGGGGAACTGGTCGGTTTCCTGGGCCCCAACGGGGCCGGGAAGACCACGACCTTGAAGATGCTGTCGGGAATCCTTTATCCGACGTCCGGAACGGCCCGGGTCATGGGGTTCACCCCTTGGGAGCGGAAGAACGACTATCGCCGTCAATTCGCCTTGGTCATGGGCCAGAAGAACCAGCTTTGGTGGGACCTGCCGGCCCAGGAATCGCTTTATCTCAATAAGGAGATCTATGGGGTGACCGATTCGGCCTACCAGGAAGTCCTGGACGAGATGACCGAGCTTCTCCAGGTGAAGCGGCTCCTGGGGATCATGGTCCGCGAGCTTTCCCTGGGCGAAAGGATGAAATTCGAGCTCATTGCCTCGCTCTTGCACCGCCCCCGGGTCCTTTTCCTGGACGAACCCACGATCGGCCTGGATGTGGTGGCCCAAAAGAACATCAGGGAGTTCATCAAGGACTACAACCGCCGCACCAAGACCACCATCGTCCTGACGAGCCACTATATGAACGACATCCAGGCCCTTTGTGACCGGGTGGTGGTCATCAACCATGGGAAAAAGGTCTTCGACGGGCGCCTGGATAGCGTTGTGGAAAAGTTCTCCCAATCCAAGCTGGTCACGGTCTCTTTCAAGGATGGGGAGATCCCCAGGGAAAAGTTATCCGTTTTCGGTGACTTGGTGGAACACACCCGGGTCAAGGCCATCCTTCGGGTGCCCCGGGACAAGGTCAAAAATGCCTCCAATGAACTTTTGAACCAATTCGATGTGGATGACATCAATATCGAGGAAGTCCCCATTGAAGAGGTGATCGAAAAGGTGTTCGAGGGGGCCCAAGCTGGATAA
- a CDS encoding RNA polymerase sigma factor, whose product MTELEAIERCQKGDVSGLQVLFELHRTKVYNLSWRMLGSPQDAEDVLQEIYLKVFDRIGKYRGDSAFSTWLYRMTTNHCLDILRRRKILTFLGFENTPEAEDKKDSEKIPDLGFSPAILRALGRLPGKQKACLLMCEMEDMSYEDIAVALKLSLGSVKSNIHRAKAFLKEALEKEGLSKEDV is encoded by the coding sequence ATGACGGAATTGGAAGCCATTGAGCGCTGCCAAAAAGGGGATGTCTCTGGGCTCCAGGTGCTTTTTGAGCTTCATCGCACCAAGGTCTATAACCTTTCCTGGCGCATGTTAGGGTCTCCCCAGGACGCGGAGGATGTGCTCCAAGAGATCTACCTGAAAGTCTTCGACCGGATCGGGAAATACCGGGGTGATTCGGCCTTCAGCACATGGTTGTATCGGATGACCACGAACCATTGTTTGGACATCCTTCGACGAAGGAAGATATTGACGTTCCTCGGTTTCGAGAACACGCCCGAGGCGGAAGATAAAAAGGACAGCGAAAAAATCCCTGATCTGGGGTTCAGTCCGGCCATCCTCCGGGCATTGGGCCGGCTGCCCGGAAAACAAAAGGCCTGCCTCTTGATGTGCGAGATGGAGGACATGAGTTACGAGGACATCGCGGTGGCGTTGAAGTTGTCCTTGGGGTCCGTGAAGTCCAACATCCACCGGGCCAAGGCTTTTTTAAAGGAGGCCCTGGAAAAAGAGGGCCTGAGCAAGGAAGATGTCTGA
- the nth gene encoding endonuclease III, with translation MANPNTSRIIKELQRLYPDTRCFLRYQTPFQLLCAVILSAQCTDERVNLVAPELFKVFPTPEKLAKAKIKDIEKIIKSTGFYHNKAKNLSGAANALLELYKGKMPRTIEEMVKIPGVGRKTANVVLGEVYGISEGITVDTHVTRLSNRLGWTKHQDAVKIEQDLMRIVPREEWLHFSHRLIQHGRKVCDARKPLCGACTLAQWCPSASSPKVKH, from the coding sequence ATGGCCAACCCGAACACTTCCAGGATCATCAAGGAACTACAGCGTCTTTACCCGGATACCCGCTGCTTCCTCCGTTACCAAACTCCCTTCCAATTGCTTTGCGCGGTCATTCTTTCCGCCCAATGCACCGACGAAAGGGTGAACCTAGTGGCCCCCGAACTTTTCAAGGTTTTCCCCACGCCTGAAAAGCTGGCAAAAGCCAAGATCAAGGACATCGAGAAGATCATCAAGTCCACGGGCTTTTACCACAACAAAGCCAAGAACCTATCCGGGGCCGCGAACGCACTTTTGGAGCTCTATAAGGGGAAGATGCCAAGGACCATCGAGGAGATGGTGAAGATACCCGGGGTCGGGCGCAAGACGGCCAACGTGGTCTTAGGGGAAGTCTACGGGATCTCGGAAGGCATCACGGTGGACACCCATGTGACCCGTCTCTCCAACCGCCTGGGCTGGACCAAGCATCAAGATGCGGTCAAGATCGAGCAGGACTTGATGCGGATCGTACCCAGGGAGGAATGGCTTCACTTCTCCCATCGCCTCATCCAGCACGGCCGCAAGGTCTGCGATGCCCGTAAGCCGCTATGCGGCGCCTGTACCCTGGCCCAGTGGTGTCCGTCAGCGAGCAGCCCAAAAGTCAAACATTGA
- a CDS encoding CHASE2 domain-containing protein has translation MPEPQARELKVNYSKKKSFWMTLGVIFLLLILNQMNLSIFQVIESVTVDDIRYPVRGERKPEAPVAIVAIDENSLREIGQWPWPRSIHAQLIRKLKADGAKVVFYDVFFPEPERNQAKAFGQLQTLLDSSMQGTNRSTRAMKEKVLESVRKFQGTQDGDEIFAQALKETHNVLLPILTLGKTEKAAELDEADMNFTAADYQPELEDHPFWSENFLVSIPKLQKAALDAGNIRPVPESDGVFRYYPAIIRYGKEGKYIPFMALQAARYLLGVKDPIKIYSGDHAEIGDRKIPLLDNDNAFIDYCGKPGIIPTFSASDILNDRLKPEQLAQFKGAAILVGATAQGLYDLRPTPYSHVSPGVELNATIVENVYSNHFKALAPDYWKLLLIVLMAMLMWYLVPRYSPFLGILFFLVLLVGYVGVACVCFDHFKTILNVTFPSLSLLLTFMMLTTYKFRTEVRHSRYMKQMFQSMVAPSVVEEILKLPAGIELGGEEKNLTVMFSDVRGFTTYSEKHTPHEVVEVLNEYLTQMTYLVFQTEGTLDKYIGDAIMAFWGAPTHQPDNAYRACSTALGMVDLLHNVLHPKWELEGKEKLQIGIGLNSGPMVVGFVGSESIKSYTLIGDAVNLGSRLEGTTKEYHVEIIIAESTYEQVKNDMLCRELDLIKVKGKNEPIRIYELVDHRLKGAGVKESKVKAFEEGLALYREQKWDEAVKGFKKCLELDPKDGPAEIFIKRCEQLRQNPPGKGWDGVFVMKTK, from the coding sequence ATGCCCGAACCCCAGGCCCGTGAGCTCAAGGTCAATTACAGCAAAAAGAAGTCCTTTTGGATGACCCTCGGGGTCATCTTCCTTCTCCTCATCCTCAACCAGATGAACCTTTCCATTTTCCAGGTCATCGAATCGGTGACGGTGGACGATATCCGCTATCCGGTGCGTGGAGAACGGAAACCCGAGGCTCCGGTCGCCATCGTGGCCATCGACGAGAACAGCCTTCGGGAGATCGGGCAATGGCCCTGGCCGCGGTCCATCCATGCCCAATTGATCCGGAAGCTGAAGGCGGACGGCGCCAAGGTCGTCTTTTACGACGTCTTTTTCCCCGAACCGGAACGCAATCAGGCCAAGGCTTTCGGACAGTTGCAGACGCTCTTGGATTCCTCCATGCAGGGGACCAACCGGTCCACGAGGGCCATGAAGGAAAAGGTCCTGGAAAGTGTCCGGAAGTTCCAGGGCACCCAGGATGGGGATGAGATCTTCGCCCAGGCCCTCAAGGAGACCCATAACGTCCTGTTGCCCATCTTGACCCTGGGTAAGACGGAAAAAGCGGCCGAGCTGGACGAAGCGGACATGAATTTCACGGCAGCGGATTATCAACCCGAATTGGAGGATCACCCCTTCTGGAGCGAGAACTTCTTGGTCTCGATCCCCAAGCTCCAAAAGGCGGCCCTGGACGCGGGGAATATCCGGCCGGTCCCGGAGTCCGACGGTGTTTTCCGTTATTACCCCGCCATCATCCGGTATGGAAAGGAAGGGAAGTACATCCCTTTCATGGCGCTCCAAGCGGCGCGCTATCTGCTGGGGGTCAAAGATCCGATCAAGATCTACTCGGGCGACCATGCGGAGATCGGGGATCGGAAGATCCCCCTGCTGGATAACGATAACGCCTTCATCGACTATTGTGGGAAGCCGGGGATCATCCCGACCTTTTCGGCCAGCGACATCCTGAACGACCGCCTCAAGCCGGAGCAATTGGCCCAATTCAAGGGAGCGGCGATCCTGGTGGGCGCCACCGCCCAGGGCCTTTACGACCTGCGACCCACGCCCTATAGCCACGTCTCACCCGGCGTGGAATTGAACGCCACCATCGTGGAGAACGTCTATTCCAACCACTTCAAGGCCCTGGCGCCCGATTATTGGAAGCTGCTCCTGATCGTCCTGATGGCCATGCTGATGTGGTATTTGGTCCCCCGGTACAGTCCTTTCCTCGGGATACTGTTCTTCCTCGTCCTTCTGGTCGGGTATGTGGGGGTGGCCTGTGTTTGCTTCGACCATTTCAAGACGATCCTCAACGTGACCTTCCCGAGCCTTTCGCTCCTGCTGACCTTCATGATGCTGACCACCTATAAATTCAGGACGGAGGTCCGGCACAGCCGCTATATGAAGCAGATGTTCCAGAGCATGGTGGCGCCTTCGGTCGTGGAGGAGATCCTGAAACTGCCGGCCGGGATCGAACTGGGGGGCGAGGAAAAGAACCTGACGGTCATGTTCTCTGACGTCCGGGGTTTCACGACCTATTCGGAGAAACATACGCCCCATGAGGTGGTCGAGGTCCTCAACGAATACCTGACCCAAATGACCTACCTGGTCTTCCAGACCGAAGGGACCCTGGACAAGTACATCGGGGACGCCATCATGGCCTTCTGGGGCGCCCCGACCCATCAACCGGACAACGCCTACCGGGCTTGCAGTACCGCCCTGGGGATGGTGGATCTCCTTCATAACGTGCTCCATCCCAAATGGGAGTTGGAGGGCAAGGAAAAGCTCCAGATCGGGATCGGCTTGAACTCGGGTCCCATGGTCGTCGGGTTCGTCGGATCCGAATCCATCAAGAGCTATACCCTCATCGGGGATGCGGTGAACCTGGGGAGCCGTCTGGAAGGGACGACCAAGGAGTACCACGTCGAGATCATCATCGCCGAAAGCACCTATGAGCAGGTCAAGAACGACATGCTTTGCCGGGAACTGGACCTCATCAAAGTGAAGGGGAAGAACGAACCCATCCGCATTTACGAATTGGTGGATCACCGGCTGAAGGGTGCGGGGGTCAAAGAATCGAAGGTGAAAGCCTTCGAGGAAGGCCTGGCCCTTTACCGGGAACAAAAATGGGACGAGGCGGTCAAGGGGTTCAAGAAATGCCTCGAGCTGGATCCCAAGGATGGGCCGGCCGAGATCTTCATTAAACGTTGCGAACAGCTCCGCCAGAATCCGCCCGGAAAGGGTTGGGACGGTGTTTTCGTCATGAAAACCAAATAA
- a CDS encoding leucyl aminopeptidase, producing MEFSVNASKNLKTKIGLAFDSDTGIVNDPGKSGTTLRAEIAQEGFQGKTGQSGVLHTQEIRWVLLGLGSKGEKNLEAFRRAGGRLARKARELRVEEATMEWPRSFGAEFLKAFAEGAILGSYQFNRYKTQMKDAPKGLQTLDVHVAKEQKGQVVKALEEAKLYTSGVLLARDLINGAPSDVTPRVLADAARKMASGAVKVKIFGKAELKRMGAGGILGVNIGSAQEPYLIHLHYKPRGKARKSVAIVGKGITFDSGGLSLKPAGSMETMKMDMSGAAAVLGVFSQIAKLKPSVEVHGIIATTENMPGGRAYKPGDVLKAMNGKTMEVLNTDAEGRLVLSDALSYAVERKVDQIVDMATLTGACIVALGSLVTGAMGNDEALMAQVKAATEKEGERIWELPLVPEYREDIKSKVADIKNIGGGREAGSIIGGLFLQEFVGETPWVHLDIAGPAYLEREYPAVPYLAYGGTGLMVRSLLTFLRDA from the coding sequence ATGGAATTTTCCGTGAACGCTTCCAAGAACTTGAAGACCAAGATCGGGCTGGCATTCGATTCGGATACTGGGATCGTGAACGATCCGGGTAAAAGCGGGACGACCTTGCGGGCGGAGATCGCCCAGGAGGGGTTCCAGGGGAAGACCGGACAAAGTGGGGTTCTCCACACCCAGGAGATCCGTTGGGTCCTATTGGGTCTTGGGTCAAAGGGGGAGAAAAACCTGGAGGCCTTTCGAAGGGCAGGCGGCCGGCTGGCCCGTAAAGCCCGAGAATTAAGGGTCGAAGAGGCCACTATGGAATGGCCCCGTTCTTTCGGGGCCGAATTCCTTAAAGCCTTCGCCGAGGGAGCGATCCTGGGTTCCTATCAATTCAACCGCTATAAGACGCAAATGAAGGACGCCCCGAAAGGCCTTCAAACACTGGACGTCCATGTAGCCAAGGAGCAAAAAGGGCAGGTCGTGAAGGCCCTTGAAGAGGCCAAGCTCTATACCTCGGGTGTCCTGTTGGCCCGGGACCTGATCAATGGGGCCCCGAGCGACGTGACCCCCAGGGTCTTGGCCGATGCGGCCCGGAAAATGGCGAGCGGTGCCGTCAAGGTCAAGATCTTCGGCAAGGCCGAGTTGAAGCGGATGGGAGCGGGGGGGATCCTGGGGGTCAATATCGGGAGCGCCCAGGAGCCCTATCTGATCCATTTGCATTACAAACCCCGGGGCAAGGCCCGTAAGTCCGTGGCCATCGTGGGCAAAGGGATCACTTTCGACTCGGGTGGCCTTTCCCTGAAGCCTGCCGGTTCGATGGAAACCATGAAAATGGACATGTCAGGCGCCGCGGCCGTCCTGGGTGTCTTCAGCCAGATCGCCAAGCTCAAACCCTCGGTGGAGGTCCACGGCATCATCGCCACCACCGAGAACATGCCCGGGGGCCGGGCTTATAAGCCGGGGGATGTCCTCAAAGCCATGAACGGCAAGACCATGGAAGTCTTGAACACCGACGCGGAGGGACGCCTGGTCCTGTCCGACGCCCTTTCTTATGCCGTTGAGCGGAAAGTGGACCAGATCGTGGATATGGCGACCCTTACGGGAGCTTGTATCGTGGCACTTGGGTCCCTGGTGACCGGGGCCATGGGGAACGACGAGGCCTTGATGGCCCAGGTCAAGGCCGCCACGGAGAAGGAAGGCGAGCGGATCTGGGAACTTCCCTTGGTCCCGGAATATCGGGAGGACATCAAGAGCAAAGTGGCCGATATCAAGAATATTGGGGGCGGCCGCGAGGCAGGCTCCATCATCGGCGGACTTTTCCTCCAGGAGTTCGTCGGGGAAACGCCTTGGGTCCATTTGGATATCGCCGGGCCGGCCTATTTGGAGAGGGAGTATCCTGCCGTCCCTTACCTGGCCTATGGAGGGACCGGATTGATGGTCCGCAGTCTTTTGACCTTCCTCCGGGATGCCTAA
- a CDS encoding urate hydroxylase PuuD: METSGVYLAEMVTRWLHVVAGILWIGLLYFFNFVNSNFAKTLDADSKKKVVPELMPRALFFFRWGAMFTFLLGLLLIYFVYLSPTGARHGSFMTNPILIGVIFGTIMWFNVWFIIWPAQRKIINGIKTGNPAAPELVTRATNASKVNTYLSIPLVFFMLSGPHLSFLTLDMASNWIWILVIVAIGFALAWHLYKIGAKVSTNV, from the coding sequence ATGGAAACAAGTGGCGTTTATCTCGCCGAAATGGTGACCCGGTGGCTTCATGTGGTGGCCGGGATACTTTGGATCGGATTGCTCTATTTCTTCAATTTCGTCAACTCGAACTTCGCCAAGACCTTGGACGCCGACTCGAAGAAAAAGGTGGTCCCTGAACTGATGCCCCGGGCCCTTTTCTTCTTCCGGTGGGGGGCGATGTTCACCTTCCTCCTGGGCCTCCTGCTGATCTATTTCGTTTATCTTTCGCCCACGGGCGCCCGTCACGGTTCGTTCATGACCAACCCCATCCTCATCGGGGTCATTTTCGGGACCATCATGTGGTTCAACGTCTGGTTCATCATCTGGCCGGCCCAACGGAAGATCATCAATGGGATCAAGACCGGCAACCCGGCGGCACCCGAACTGGTGACCCGGGCCACCAACGCCTCGAAGGTCAATACCTATCTTTCCATTCCCCTGGTGTTCTTCATGCTTTCCGGGCCCCACCTATCCTTCTTGACCCTCGACATGGCTTCCAATTGGATCTGGATCCTCGTCATCGTCGCCATCGGCTTCGCGCTGGCCTGGCATCTTTACAAGATCGGCGCCAAAGTCTCGACCAACGTTTAA
- a CDS encoding ABC-2 family transporter protein, which produces MADLGRYLRLMGLMMKNCLIREMQFKANFLVRLFTEFMWLFMQFIYIEVMYGQTNSIVGWTKWDMIVLVGTNYAIAQLFEAFFYDNCMRLIDQIRQGDLDFNLIKPINTQFLVSLRYTDYSSILNSTVGIGVVLYGLNKMGAAVTWSGALLFGALLLNGILIYYAILFILSTWTFWIGRSNNLMELYWQFGQFSRYPGDIYPLLLKGALLTVMPMLVVSNFPAQVFVHGLQSGWALYAFSLGAVFFGLTVWIWKKGLQRYRSASS; this is translated from the coding sequence ATGGCGGACTTGGGTCGGTACCTGAGGCTGATGGGCCTGATGATGAAGAACTGCCTTATCCGGGAGATGCAGTTCAAGGCGAACTTCCTGGTGCGCCTTTTCACCGAGTTCATGTGGCTCTTCATGCAGTTCATCTATATCGAGGTGATGTACGGCCAGACGAACAGCATCGTGGGATGGACGAAGTGGGACATGATCGTCCTGGTGGGCACCAACTACGCCATTGCCCAACTCTTTGAGGCCTTCTTCTACGATAACTGCATGCGGTTGATCGACCAGATCCGCCAGGGCGACCTGGATTTCAACCTCATCAAACCCATCAACACCCAGTTCCTGGTCTCGCTGCGCTATACGGATTACTCCTCGATCCTCAACAGCACCGTAGGGATCGGGGTGGTCCTCTATGGTTTGAACAAAATGGGGGCGGCCGTGACCTGGTCCGGGGCCCTTTTGTTCGGGGCCCTGCTCCTGAACGGTATCCTCATTTATTACGCCATCCTTTTCATCCTTTCGACCTGGACTTTCTGGATCGGACGCTCCAACAACCTGATGGAGCTTTATTGGCAATTCGGCCAATTCTCCCGGTATCCCGGGGACATCTATCCCTTGCTCCTGAAGGGGGCCTTGCTGACGGTGATGCCCATGCTGGTGGTCTCGAATTTCCCAGCCCAGGTCTTTGTCCATGGCCTTCAAAGCGGATGGGCCCTCTACGCCTTTTCCCTGGGGGCGGTCTTCTTCGGCTTGACCGTCTGGATCTGGAAGAAAGGGCTTCAACGCTATCGGAGCGCTTCTTCCTGA
- a CDS encoding ABC-2 family transporter protein, whose product MVYRANYIFGAVFRFLPLVTMIFLWWAVYKAREAEGNPGTIMGMSFEDMVAYNAYMYIARGFSSIPGTMNEISKDIKDGLLNRYLIRPMSYLWYQVSYRLAHKIVFWNVALFTFPFVFLFMNLSHRFFTHVPTGLELLAFVLSLVIAFCLGMLFTFSIGLLAFWFLELSGFLFVIMMTEFFLSGHLVPLNILPASMQPFLLHSPFGYEGYWPCAILLGKVPADQLPQVLGLGFLWVLVFYGISQVMWRSGLKRYSAVGG is encoded by the coding sequence ATGGTCTACCGGGCCAATTACATCTTTGGCGCGGTCTTCCGGTTCCTTCCGCTGGTCACCATGATCTTCCTTTGGTGGGCGGTCTACAAGGCGCGCGAAGCCGAAGGGAACCCGGGGACCATCATGGGTATGAGCTTCGAGGACATGGTGGCCTATAACGCCTATATGTACATCGCCCGGGGCTTCTCCAGCATCCCCGGCACCATGAACGAGATCAGCAAGGACATCAAGGACGGTCTCCTGAACCGTTACCTCATCCGGCCCATGAGCTACCTCTGGTATCAGGTCAGTTATCGGCTGGCCCATAAGATCGTGTTCTGGAACGTCGCCCTTTTTACCTTCCCGTTCGTTTTCCTTTTCATGAACCTTTCGCACCGGTTCTTCACCCATGTGCCCACCGGCCTGGAATTGCTGGCCTTCGTCCTTTCCTTGGTCATCGCCTTTTGCCTGGGGATGCTCTTCACCTTTTCGATCGGGCTCTTGGCCTTCTGGTTCCTCGAGCTTTCGGGTTTTCTTTTCGTCATTATGATGACCGAGTTCTTCCTTTCCGGGCACTTGGTCCCCCTGAACATCCTGCCGGCCTCCATGCAGCCCTTCCTGCTCCATTCGCCTTTCGGTTACGAGGGTTATTGGCCCTGCGCGATCCTCCTGGGGAAGGTCCCGGCGGACCAACTGCCGCAGGTCCTGGGACTGGGCTTCCTGTGGGTCCTGGTCTTCTATGGGATCAGCCAGGTGATGTGGAGATCCGGCCTCAAGCGCTATTCGGCAGTGGGAGGCTGA